Proteins from a single region of Oreochromis niloticus isolate F11D_XX linkage group LG7, O_niloticus_UMD_NMBU, whole genome shotgun sequence:
- the LOC100699737 gene encoding probable G-protein coupled receptor 22 → MCPEKEATMSNVTVTDNTEPISGTMSPATPSLYPVSFQVSLTGFLMLEILLGLSSNLTVLALYCMKSNLISSVSNIVTMNLHVLDVLVCLCCIPLTIVVVLLSLEGDTALVCCFHEACVSFASVATAANVLAITLDRYDISVKPANRVLTMGRALALLATIWVLSFVSFLVPFIEVGFFAQGYTERNQTLVENVVPTNQYYNELGLYYHLLAQIPIFFFTAIVMLITYSKILQALNIRIGTRFHASQKKKARRKKRLSMTTMTTQQETTDGSQSSGTRNPTLGMRTSVSVIIALRRAVKRHRERRERQKRVFRMSLLIVSTFLLCWTPITVLNTVILSVGLSDLMVKLRLGFLVMAYGTTIFHPLLYAFTRQKFQKVLKSKMKKRVVSIIEADPTPNNAIIHNSWIDPKRNKKVTFEDKDAQLKCLSSENVE, encoded by the coding sequence ATGTGCCCTGAAAAAGAAGCCACCATGAGCAACGTCACGGTCACCGACAACACTGAGCCCATCAGCGGCACCATGAGTCCGGCGACCCCCAGCCTATATCCTGTTAGTTTTCAGGTCTCTCTGACAGGCTTCCTCATGCTAGAAATCCTGCTTGGCCTGAGCTCCAACCTCACTGTGCTTGCCCTTTACTGCATGAAGTCAAACCTCATTAGCTCCGTCAGTAACATCGTCACTATGAACCTCCATGTGCTGGATGTACTGGTTTGCTTGTGCTGCATCCCACTCACCATTGTGGTGGTCCTACTCTCCCTGGAAGGAGACACAGCCCTCGTCTGTTGCTTCCATGAAGCCTGTGTTTCCTTTGCTAGTGTTGCCACTGCTGCTAATGTGCTGGCCATCACCCTTGATCGTTACGACATCTCTGTCAAACCAGCCAACAGAGTCCTGACCATGGGTCGTGCCCTGGCCCTGCTGGCCACCATCTGGGTGCTATCCTTTGTTAGCTTCCTTGTACCCTTTATTGAGGTGGGCTTCTTTGCTCAAGGCTACACAGAGCGGAACCAGACACTGGTGGAGAACGTGGTCCCCACTAACCAGTACTACAATGAACTTGGCCTCTATTACCACTTGCTTGCTCAGATTCCTATTTTCTTCTTTACTGCAATTGTCATGCTGATCACCTACTCAAAGATCCTGCAAGCGCTCAACATTCGCATTGGTACGCGTTTCCATGcttcacagaagaagaaagctCGCAGGAAAAAGCGTCTGTCCATGACAACCATGACAACACAGCAAGAGACCACGGACGGCTCACAGAGCAGTGGCACCCGTAATCCCACGCTGGGTATGCGAACCTCCGTCTCCGTCATTATTGCTTTGCGCAGGGCGGTTAAACGTCACAGGGAAAGACGGGAACGCCAAAAGAGAGTTTTCAGAATGTCCCTCCTCATCGTGTCTACTTTTTTGCTGTGCTGGACGCCCATCACGGTACTAAACACAGTAATCCTCAGCGTGGGCCTCAGTGACCTGATGGTCAAGTTGCGACTAGGCTTCCTGGTCATGGCTTATGGGACAACTATCTTTCACCCACTACTCTATGCCTTCACAAGGCAGAAGTTCCAGAAAGTCTTGAAAAGCAAGATGAAGAAGCGAGTGGTGTCAATAATTGAGGCGGACCCTACCCCCAATAACGCTATTATTCACAACTCTTGGATTGACCCAAAGAGGAACAAAAAGGTGACGTTTGAGGACAAAGACGCCCAACTGAAATGTCTATCTTCAGAGAATGTGGAGTGA